One genomic window of Motacilla alba alba isolate MOTALB_02 chromosome 1, Motacilla_alba_V1.0_pri, whole genome shotgun sequence includes the following:
- the SLC25A6 gene encoding ADP/ATP translocase 3 has translation MADQAISFLKDFLAGGVAAAISKTAVAPIERVKLLLQVQHASKQIAADKQYKGIIDCVVRIPKEQGVLSFWRGNLANVIRYFPTQALNFAFKDKYKQVFLGGVDKHTQFWRYFAGNLASGGAAGATSLCFVYPLDFARTRLAADVGKAGADREFSGLGDCLVKITKSDGVRGLYQGFNVSVQGIIIYRAAYFGIYDTAKGMLPDPRNTHIVISWMIAQTVTAVAGVVSYPFDTVRRRMMMQSGRKGADIMYSGTIDCWRKIARDEGGKAFFKGAWSNVLRGMGGAFVLVLYDEFKKVI, from the exons ATGGCGGACCAGGCCATCTCCTTCCTCAAGGACTTTCTGGCGGGCGGCGTCGCCGCCGCCATCAGCAAGACTGCGGTGGCGCCCATCGAGCGGGTCAAGCTCTTGCTCCAG GTGCAACATGCGAGTAAACAGATTGCTGCTGATAAGCAGTACAAGGGTATCATCGATTGTGTAGTGCGTATTCCAAAGGAACAAGGAGTGCTGTCTTTCTGGCGAGGAAACTTGGCAAATGTCATCAGATACTTCCCAACTCAAGCTCTTAACTTTGCCTTCAAGGATAAGTATAAGCAGGTGTTTTTGGGAGGTGTAGACAAGCACACTCAGTTCTGGAGGTATTTTGCTGGTAACCTGGCATCTGGtggtgcagctggagccacTTCCCTCTGCTTTGTCTACCCCTTGGATTTTGCAAGAACCCGTTTGGCTGCTGATGTTGGAAAAGCTGGCGCAGACAGAGAATTCTCTGGTCTCGGGGACTGTCTAGTCAAAATCACGAAGTCTGATGGTGTGCGTGGCTTGTACCAAGGGTTCAATGTCTCTGTCCAAGGCATCATCATCTATAGAGCTGCCTACTTTGGGATCTATGATACAGCGAAAG GCATGCTCCCAGATCCCAGAAATACGCACATTGTTATCAGCTGGATGATCGCCCAGACAGTGACTGCTGTGGCTGGCGTGGTGTCCTATCCTTTCGACACAGTGCGGCGTAGGATGATGATGCAGTCAGGACGCAAAGGAG ctgataTCATGTACTCTGGAACAATTGACTGCTGGCGGAAGATTGCAAGGGATGAAGGAGGAAAGGCCTTCTTCAAGGGTGCATGGTCTAATGTTCTCAGAGGCATGGGGGGTGCTTTCGTGCTTGTGCTGTACGATGAATtcaagaaagtaatttaa